The following are encoded in a window of Platichthys flesus chromosome 11, fPlaFle2.1, whole genome shotgun sequence genomic DNA:
- the spaca6 gene encoding sperm acrosome associated 6 has translation MCPFTLQLVCVSLLFGTSLSCYQCFIDTQESLRLCWGHILTEYNIRNVDTCFRKLGRIFDNNERVIEAGRVGRGYDKRLKELLEAEILPMVEEFDFKLNDDTVYEERLQAAADNFIAAASKLPRVSGCFPPCGFQIEGAVYNCVTCQYDSCEFPLDCPIKEINVMENSRSRMRCDVPFHLPSDIHVIWRFAEEVRTQQVDQFKEVTSGVDRLYSIPSTNLYHQGSYLCEIYSGRRSIVRLYFFIAVTPQVVSGHTELQEIFDLSLLPGGRLLPATDVLPPHHLLLSLSPLHMACLTALLLLLFLSLGVLHLSVLSKKTDGREESRSWEFESNEML, from the exons ATGTGCCCCTTTactctgcagcttgtgtgtgttagcTTGCTGTTCGGCACCTCTCTGAGCTGCTATCAGTGCTTCATTGATACGCAGGAGAGTCTTCGTCTGTGCTGGGGTCATATTCTGACAGAGTACAACATTAGAAACGTTGACACCTGCTTCAGGAAGCTGGGCCGTATATTCGACAACAATGAGAGGGTGATAGAGGCTGGCAGAGTCG GTAGAGGTTATGACAAACGGCTGAAGGAACTTTTGGAAGCAGAGATTCTGCCCATGGTTGAGGAATTCGACTTCAAGCTGAACGACG ACACAGTGTATGAGGAAAGGTTGCAGGCAGCAGCAGACAATTTCATCGCAGCTGCCTCCAAACTGCCTAGAG TCTCTGGATGTTTCCCTCCATGTG GTTTCCAGATTGAAGGTGCAGTGTACAACTGTGTTACCTGCCAGTATGATTCCTGTGAATTCCCTCTCGACTGTCCTA ttaaagAAATTAATGTAATGGAGAACAGCAGGAGCCGAATGAGGTGCGACGTGCCGTTTCACCTACCAAGTGACATCCACGTAATCTGGAGGTTTGCAGAAGAG GTGAGAACGCAGCAAGTGGATCAGTTTAAGGAAGTGACTTCAGGGGTGGACAGGCTTTATTCCATCCCGTCTACAAACTTGTATCATCAAGGCAGCTACCTGTGTGAGATCTACTCTGGCCGGCGCTCCATAGTGAGACTGTACTTCTTTATCGCAG TGACCCCCCAGGTTGTGTCAGGCCatacagagctgcaggagataTTCGACCTGTCTCTTCTCCCAGGAGGCCGGTTACTCCCTGCGACTGACGTTCTTCctccccaccacctcctcctctctttgtcaCCGCTCCACATGGCCTGTTtaactgctctgctgctgctgctgttcctctcCCTCGG GGTTCTGCATTTGTCAGTACTATCCAAAAAAACTGATGGACGAGAAGAATCAAGATCCTGGGAGTTTGAAAGTAATGAAATGTTGTGA